In Thermus neutrinimicus, the genomic window TCGTGTTCCTGGCCCTCCTCCTTGGGGGGTATTTTGGCTTGTTCGCCCTTTTGGGCGTGGTCCTGGAGCGCTACTTCCTCCTCACGGGCTTTGGCCCTGACCGGGCGGCTTCCGCGGCCCAGGCCATGGCCTTGGGGGCGGAGATCACCTTAAAGCTCACCTTAATCTCGGGCTTGGCGGGGCTTGTCATTGGTGTGTTTGCCGGGATGTTCCGCCTCTCCCGCCGCCTTTGGGTACGGCTTCCCGCCAGCTTTTACATCTGGGTTACCCGCGGTACACCCCTTTTGGTGCAGATCCTCTTCGCCTACAACGCCTTGCCCCTTCTGTTAAAGCCCCTTTGGCCCGAGGCCCAGCAGGTTCTCACCCCCTACTGGGCGGCCTTCATCGCCCTTTCCTTCAACGTGGGAGCCTATAACGCCGAGGTGGTGCGGGCGGGTATCCAGGCCATTCCCAAGGGGCAGTGGGAGGCCGCCTGGTCCTTAGGGCTCTCCCCGGCGGATACCATGCGCTTCGTGATCCTGCCCCAGGCCCTGCGCATCGTGGTGCCTCCTTTGGTCAACAACGTGGTGGCCCTCCTCAAGGATTCCTCCTTGGCCAGCGTCATCGCCCTTACCGAGCTGGCCCTTTCCGGGCAACGCATCATCTCGGCCACCTTTCGGCCCGTGGAGGTCTACCTGGCGGTGGCGGCCATTTACCTGCTCCTCACCACCGTGCTTACCTTCTTTACCAACCTCCTGGAGCGGAGGCTTCAGGTGGCGGGGAGGTAGGGCTTGTGTAAGGGAAGGGGCTATGGGTATACTGCCTGCGGCATAAAGGAGGTGTAAGGTTATGCGGCTAAAAGGGACGTTGTTGGCAGGGATCGCTTTCCTAGGCTTGGGCCTGGCCCAGGAGTTTATCACCATCGGCTCGGGTTCCACCACGGGGGTTTACTTCCCCGTGGCCACGGGCATGGCCAAGCTGGTGAACGATGCGGGCGTGGGCATCCGGGCTAACGCCCGCTCCACCGGGGGCAGCGTGGCCAACATCAACGCCATCGCCGCCGGGGAGTTTGAAATGGCCCTGGCGCAAAACGATATCGCCTACTACGCCTACCAGGGGTGTTGCATCGCTGCCTTTGACGGCAAGCCGGTGAAGGGCATCCGCGCCTTGGCGGCCCTTTACCCCGAGGTGGTCCATATCGTGGCCCGGGCGGATGCGGGCATCCGCACCGTGGCGGATCTCAAGGGTAAGCGGGTGGTGGTGGGCGATGTGGGCTCGGGTACCGAGCAGAATGCCCGGCAGATCCTCGAGGCCTACGGCCTCCGCTTTGAGGATCTGGGCCAGGCCATCCGGGTGAGCGCCACCCAGGGCATCCAGCTGGTGCAGGATAAGCGGGCGGATGCCCTTTTCTACACGGTGGGCCTGGGGGCCAGCGCCATCCAGCAACTGGCCCTCACCACCCCCATCACCCTGGTGGCGGTGGACCTGGGTAAGGTCCAGGCCATCGCCAAGAAGTACCCCTTCTACGTGGGCTTCAACATCCCTGGGGGCACCTACAAGGGGGTGGAGGTCACCACGCCCACGGTGGCGGTGCAGGCCATGCTGATCGCGTCGGAGAAGCTATCCGCCGAAACCGTGTACAAGTTCATGAAGGCGGTGTTCGGCAACCAGGAGGCCTTCAAGAAGATCCACCCCAACCTGGAGCGCTTCTTCAGCTTAGAGAAGGCGGTGAAGGGCTTGCCAATCCCCTTGCATCCTGGTGCGGAGCGGTTCTACAAGGAGGCCGGAGTCCTCAAGTAGGCTGTAGGCTGAGCCCAGGGGGCCCCGCCTGGGGCCCCCTTTGCCTGGAGGGAGCATGGAGAAGGACGCCTCGCTTTTGGTGGAGGAGACCGAGCTGGGAGGGCGAAGGCCCAAGGGAGCGGCGCGGTACCTGGTCTTTGGCCTGGGGGTGGTCTGGAGCCTCTTTCAGCTTTGGGCCACCGAGCTGGGCACCCTGGATCCCATGCGGCTCAGGGCGGTGCACCTGGCCTTCGCCTTAGCCCTGGCCTTTCTGGCCTACCCCGGGAGGCGAGGGCCGAGGGACCGCATTCCCCTTCTGGATTGGGGCCTAGCGCTGCTGGGAGTGGCCGGGGCCCTCTACGTGGTCTTTGAGTATTACGGCATCACCCAGCTCCGGGGAGGTATCCCCAGCCAGCAGGATGTTTTCATGGGGACCCTGACCCTTGTGGTCCTCTTCCTGGCTGCCTGGCGGGTGGTGGGGCCCGCGTTGCCCATTATCGCCTCGGTGTTTATCCTCTATGCCCTTACCGGGCCTAAGGGGCTTCTCCCCTTTACCCTTCCCCCTTGGCTTCAGCTCCATGCGGGTAGCCAGTGGGGTCAGCTCATGGGGCAGCTCTACACCACCGCCGAGGGCATCTGGGGTGTGCCCTTGGGGGTTTCCGCCACCTTTGTGTTCCTCTTCGTCCTCTTTGGGGCGTTACTCGAAAGGGCAGGAGCGGGACATTTCTTCATCCAGGTGGCCTACGCCCTGTTGGGCCACTTCCGCGGGGGGCCGGCTAAGGCAGCGGTGGTGGCCAGCGCCCTCACGGGGGTGGTTTCGGGAAGTTCCGTTTCCAACGTGGTCACCACGGGCACCTTCACCATCCCCCTGATGAAGCGGGTGGGTTATCCACCGGAGAAGGCCGGGGCGGTGGAGGTGGCCTCCTCCTCCAACGGGCAGCTCATGCCTCCGGTCATGGGAGCGGCGGCCTTCATCATGGCGGAGTTCCTGGGCATCCCCTATAGCCAGCTCATCCTGATCGCTGTCATCCCCGCCGTTTTGGCCTATGCCACCCTTTTCATCACCGTGCACCTCGAGGCCCTCCACCTTGGGCTCAAGGGGGTGCCGCGCTCGGAGCTTCCCCCGGTGGGCCCCATCCTGCGCTCCGGGTTCCATTACCTTTTGCCTCTGGTCTACCTGATCTATGCCCTGGTGGGCCTGCGGCTTACCCCAGAGCGGGCGGCCTTGAACACCATCTTCCTCATGCTGGTCCTCATCCTGCTCCAGGAGGTGTGGCGGGCCCATAGGGGGAAAACCGGGCTCGGCTTCGGTCTTCTTAGAGGGGGGAGGCTTATCCTGGAGGGCCTCGAGGCGGGGGCCCGGGGCATGGTGGGCATCGCCTTGGCCACCGCCAGCGCCGGGGTCATCGTGGGCATCGTCACCATGACCGGGATTGGCTTTGGCCTCACGGACATCGTGGAGCGCTTATCGGGGGGGAATCTTCTCCTGGTCCTCATCCTGGCCCAGCTCGCCAGCCTCCTCCTCGGCATGGGGCTTCCCACCACCGCCAACTACATCGTCATGGCCTCCTTGGTGGTGCCGGTGGTGCTTCAGCTTGCAGAGAAGGCGGGCTATGCGGTGCCCCCCGTGGCTGCCCACATGTTCGTCTTCTATTTCGGCATCATGGCCGACTCCACGCCCCCGGTGGCCTTGGCCGCCTACGCGGCCAGCGCCATCGCCAGGTCCGATTTCTGGAGGACGGCGGTCCAGGGTTTCGTGTATGAGCTTCGCACCGCCCTCCTGGCCTACATGTTCTTCTTCAGCCCCAAGCTTCTCCTTTTGGGGGTGGGAAGCGTGGCCGAGGGGGTGTGGATCGTGCTTTCCGCCCTCTTGGGCCTGACGGCCTTCAGCGCCAGCCTGGTGGGCTTCCTACATAAGCGCACCACCCTCTTGGAGAGGGCCCTTCTCATGGCGGCGGCCCTCACCTTGGTGATACCGGGGGTTCTTACGGATGCCATCGGCTTGGCCCTCTTCCTCCTGGTTTACGCCATGCAACGGGTGCGAAAATGAAAGCGGTGGACCCCATCATCCGCATCCACAACCTGCACAAGTGGTTTGGTGCCCTGCACGTGCTCAAGGGGATCCACCTGGAGGTGGCTCCTGGGGAGAGGCTGGTGATCATCGGTCCTTCGGGCTCGGGGAAGAGCACCCTGATCCGCTGCATCAACCGCCTGGAGGACTTCCAGGAGGGGGAGGTGGTGGTGGACGGGCGCAACGTGAAGGAGGAGAAGGCCCTCAAGGAGGTGCGGCGGGAGGTGGGGATGGTCTTCCAGCAGTTCAACCTCTTCCCCCACATGACGGTGTTGGAGAACATCATCCTGGCTCCCATGCGAGTGCGGGGCTGGTCCCGGGAGCGGGCGGTGGGGAAGGCTTTGGAGCTATTGGAGCGGGTGGGGATCCTGGACCAGGCGGGGAAGTACCCGGGCCAGCTTTCCGGGGGCCAGCAGCAGCGGGTGGCCATAGCCCGGGCTTTGGCCATGGAGCCCAAGGTGATGTTGTTTGACGAGCCCACCAGTGCTTTGGACCCGGAGATGGTGGGGGAGGTGTTGGACGTGATGCGGGATTTAGCCAGGGGGGGCATGACCATGCTGGTGGTGACCCACGAGATGGGTTTTGCCCGGGAGGTGGCGGACCGGGTGATATTCATGGACGGGGGGCAGATTGTGGAGGAGGGGAGGCCGGAGGAGATCTTCTCCTCCCCCAAGGAGGAGAGGACCCGGGCCTTCCTGCAACGGGTGCTCCACCATTAGGCCCATGCCCGAACCCGGGTGCAAAGGAGGTCTTTGGGGGCTTTTGGAGGCCCTTCTGGATCCAAAGGCCCCCTCATCCTGGCGCCTAAAGGGGCTCAGGCTCTATGCGGGTTTCCTCCTGGCCCTTCAAGGGGGGGTGCTCCTCCTTCTGGCCTGGGTGTTGCCCAGGGCGTCCCACCCCCTTCTTTGGGGCTTGGCCCTGGGAGGTGCTCTATGGCTTCTCCTCCAGGCGGAGGCCGCTTGGAGGAAGGAAGGGGAGGAGCCCCTCACTCCCTTGCGGGTTTTGGGTCTGGGAGGAGCCCTCTTCTTCTTTTTGGGGGTGATGGGCCTTCTGCTTTGGCCTGGGGGTTTGCTTCTTTTTCTCCTCGGAGGCCTGGGGTTTTTGTACCTGTGGTACCGCTCGGAGCGGGCCCTTTTGGTCCGAAGGTAGGTTTCTATGGGGAAAGCCTCAAGGCCCGGGCCACGTCCTTTAGGCGCAGCCGGGACAGGGCTTTGACCTCCTCGAGGTGTTCCCTGGTCCGCTTCTGCCCCAGCTGGTAGACCAGGGGGAGGGCTTCGTGGTCAAAAGTACCTATGGCCTTGGGGGGATTGAGGGCGATGATCAGGTCGGCTTCCCGAAGGGCTAGGTCCTTTAGGCGCCGCCGGCTGGCCTCCCCGGCTAAAAGCGCCGCCTCGAGGGCCGTTTTTGGCCCTTCCTTGGGCGGAGGGTTGGATACATCCACGGCCACCACCTTGAGGAAAAGCTCCTTGGCAGCCCGCACCGGAACCTTTTCCGCCACGTCCCCATCCACCAAAAGCCTCCCCTCCCAGGGCACGGGCGGGAAGAGGCCGGGAATGGCCATGCTGGCGAGAACAGCCTCCCAAACCGGGCCTTGGCGGAGGACTACCCGCTCCCCCGTGAGGAGGTCCGCTGCCTGGATGGCCAAGGGGATAGGGCTGGCCTCGAGGCGCGCCTCTCCGAAGAGGCGTTGTAGCCCCTGGGCGATCCTTTCCGCTTCAAACAGATGGGGGCGCCGGAAGGCGGTGAAGAGCCTGGCCAAGGCGCGGAGGTTTCCCCCTTGCCGGAGCCCGGCGATCTCCTGGTCAAAGATGGCCTCGTGGATACGCCATGGGTCCTTGTGGCCGAAGGCATAGGCGGCGGCGGCCAAAGCGCCCGCGGAGCTGCCCGCAAGCCCTCGGATAGGTATCCTAGCCTCCTCCAGAACCGCCAGCACCCCCAGGTGGGCGTACCCGCGCACGCCCCCACCGCCTAAGGCCAAGGCCACCCCTCGCACATCCCTACCTCCACGTAAAAAGGTAACCTATGAAGCCATGGTATAACCTTGGCATGCGCCCGTACTTGAGTAGGGTTCCCGGTGTGCTAGGGGAGATCGCCCGCAGGCGGGCGAAGGAGGTAGTTCCCCATCCCCTTCCCCCTGCCCCCGAGATGGTGCCCTCCTTCCGGGAGGCCCTGCTGGGGCCAGGACTTTCCGTGATCGCTGAGGTGAAGAAGGCAAGCCCCTCGGAAGGGGCCATAAGGGAGATGGACCCCGCCGAAGCAGCCCAGGCTTATGCCCGGGGCGGGGCCAAGGCCATCAGCGTCCTCACCGAGCCCCACTACTTTGGGGGTAGCCTCGAGGACCTCCCCAAGGTCCGTCGGGCGGTGGACCTGCCCCTGTTGCGCAAGGACTTCGTGGTGGATCCCTTCATGCTAGAGGAGGCCAAGGCCTACGGGGCCAGCGCGGTCCTCCTCATCGTGGCCCTTTTGGGGGAACTCACCGGGGCTTACCTGGAGGAAGCCGCGCGGCTTGGCCTGGATAGCCTGGTGGAGGTGCACACGGAAAGGGAGCTGGAGCTGGCCCTGGAGGCGGGGGCAGAGGTGGTGGGCATCAACAACCGGGATCTCAGCACCCTGCGCATCGACCTCGCCACGGCCCCCCGCCTTGGCCGCCTGGCCAGGGAGAGGGGGTTTGGCGGCGTCTTGGTGGCGGAGTCCGGGTATTCCAGCCGGGAAGAGCTAAAAGCCTTAAGCGGACTTTTTGATGCGGTCCTGATCGGCACCAGCCTGATGAAAAGCCGAAGCCTGGAGGAGGCCCTTAGGGCCCTGATAGGATAGCCCCATGCTGCTGATTCCCGCCGTGGACCTGAAGGGGGGCAGGGCTGTGCGCCTTTACGAGGGGGACCCGGGGAAGGAGACCCCGTACGGGGACCCGGTGGGGGCGGCCCTGCGCTGGCAGGAGGAAGGGGCAAGGCTTCTGCACCTAGTGGACCTGGACCGGGCCCTGGGAAGGGGGGATAACCTCGAGGCCCTCCGTCAGATCGCCCGGGCGGTGCGCATTCCCTTTGAGGTGGGGGGCGGGGTGCGTTCCCTGGAGGTTCTCCGGGAGATTCTCCTTTTGGGGGCTTCCCGGGTGGTGGTGGGCACGGTGGCGGTAAAGGACTTTGGTCTTCTGGAGGCCCTGTTGGCGGAGGCGGGGCCTGATAGGCTGGCGGTGGCCTTGGATGCCCGGGGCCTCGAGGTGGTGGTCTCGGGTTGGCAGGAGGCCACTTCCCTTTCCGCCCTGGATCTTCTTGGGCGTTGGGAGGCCATGGGGGTGCGCACGGTGATCTACACCGATGTCAGGCGGGATGGGACCCTCAAGGGCTTGGACCTGGAGGTGGTGGCCCGGGTACGCGAGGCCTGGCCCCACGAGCTCATTGCGGGCGGGGGGATCGCGGGCCCGGAGGACCTTGTGGGCCTAAAGCGCCTCGGGATGGAGGGCGCCCTTTTGGGCAAGGCCCTCTACGAGGGGCGGGTGCGCCTTTCCCACTACAAGGAAGGGGTATTCTAAGGCCATGAAGCTGGCCCACTGGGTGTTTCTCCTGGTCACCTTGGGGGTGGCGGGGGCGGGGTTGTACCTGTACTTGGCCTTCCCCTTCCTGGAGGTGCCCACCCCTTTGGGTTCCTGGCCCCTTTACTACCTCCTTCCCGCGGCCTATGCCCTGGGATTCTTGGTGGGGGGAGTGTATGCCCTTGCCCTTTGGCTTGGGGGCCTGGGGGAAAGGCGTGCCCTTCTTAGGGAGGTGCGGCGGCTTCAGGGGGAGATAAACGCTCTAAAGCGGGAGCGCATCGAGGAGATTCCCAAGATTCCCGACCGGGAGGAGGCTTAAGGCCCGCCTGGTGGGATGGGGTGGGTGCTTCCGGAAAGGAGCGCTATGAAAGACCGGGTGCGCTGGCGTATGCTTCCCCTGCCCCCTGTGGGGGAGTGGCGGGAGGTGATGGAGACCTTCGGGGTGGGACCGGAGGCGGCCTTGGTTTACTGGCATCGGGGGGTGCGCCGCCCGGAGGACCTAACACCCGCCTTGGGCCTTCTTCCCCTAAGGGGTCTTAAGGAGGCGGTGGAGCTTCTCCTATGGGCGCTCGAGGGGAAGAAGCGCATCCGCATCCACGGGGACTACGATGCGGATGGCCTCACCGGAACCGCTATCCTGGTGCGGGGTCTTAGGGCGCTGGGGGCGGAGGTGCATGCCTTCATCCCCCATCGCCTCGAGGAAGGGTATGGGGTGCACCCCAAGCGCGTCCCCGAACACCTGGAAGCCGCGGATCTCTT contains:
- a CDS encoding amino acid ABC transporter permease yields the protein MPSWLRVFVFLALLLGGYFGLFALLGVVLERYFLLTGFGPDRAASAAQAMALGAEITLKLTLISGLAGLVIGVFAGMFRLSRRLWVRLPASFYIWVTRGTPLLVQILFAYNALPLLLKPLWPEAQQVLTPYWAAFIALSFNVGAYNAEVVRAGIQAIPKGQWEAAWSLGLSPADTMRFVILPQALRIVVPPLVNNVVALLKDSSLASVIALTELALSGQRIISATFRPVEVYLAVAAIYLLLTTVLTFFTNLLERRLQVAGR
- a CDS encoding TAXI family TRAP transporter solute-binding subunit; translated protein: MRLKGTLLAGIAFLGLGLAQEFITIGSGSTTGVYFPVATGMAKLVNDAGVGIRANARSTGGSVANINAIAAGEFEMALAQNDIAYYAYQGCCIAAFDGKPVKGIRALAALYPEVVHIVARADAGIRTVADLKGKRVVVGDVGSGTEQNARQILEAYGLRFEDLGQAIRVSATQGIQLVQDKRADALFYTVGLGASAIQQLALTTPITLVAVDLGKVQAIAKKYPFYVGFNIPGGTYKGVEVTTPTVAVQAMLIASEKLSAETVYKFMKAVFGNQEAFKKIHPNLERFFSLEKAVKGLPIPLHPGAERFYKEAGVLK
- a CDS encoding TRAP transporter permease — protein: MEKDASLLVEETELGGRRPKGAARYLVFGLGVVWSLFQLWATELGTLDPMRLRAVHLAFALALAFLAYPGRRGPRDRIPLLDWGLALLGVAGALYVVFEYYGITQLRGGIPSQQDVFMGTLTLVVLFLAAWRVVGPALPIIASVFILYALTGPKGLLPFTLPPWLQLHAGSQWGQLMGQLYTTAEGIWGVPLGVSATFVFLFVLFGALLERAGAGHFFIQVAYALLGHFRGGPAKAAVVASALTGVVSGSSVSNVVTTGTFTIPLMKRVGYPPEKAGAVEVASSSNGQLMPPVMGAAAFIMAEFLGIPYSQLILIAVIPAVLAYATLFITVHLEALHLGLKGVPRSELPPVGPILRSGFHYLLPLVYLIYALVGLRLTPERAALNTIFLMLVLILLQEVWRAHRGKTGLGFGLLRGGRLILEGLEAGARGMVGIALATASAGVIVGIVTMTGIGFGLTDIVERLSGGNLLLVLILAQLASLLLGMGLPTTANYIVMASLVVPVVLQLAEKAGYAVPPVAAHMFVFYFGIMADSTPPVALAAYAASAIARSDFWRTAVQGFVYELRTALLAYMFFFSPKLLLLGVGSVAEGVWIVLSALLGLTAFSASLVGFLHKRTTLLERALLMAAALTLVIPGVLTDAIGLALFLLVYAMQRVRK
- a CDS encoding amino acid ABC transporter ATP-binding protein; its protein translation is MKAVDPIIRIHNLHKWFGALHVLKGIHLEVAPGERLVIIGPSGSGKSTLIRCINRLEDFQEGEVVVDGRNVKEEKALKEVRREVGMVFQQFNLFPHMTVLENIILAPMRVRGWSRERAVGKALELLERVGILDQAGKYPGQLSGGQQQRVAIARALAMEPKVMLFDEPTSALDPEMVGEVLDVMRDLARGGMTMLVVTHEMGFAREVADRVIFMDGGQIVEEGRPEEIFSSPKEERTRAFLQRVLHH
- a CDS encoding patatin-like phospholipase family protein — translated: MRGVALALGGGGVRGYAHLGVLAVLEEARIPIRGLAGSSAGALAAAAYAFGHKDPWRIHEAIFDQEIAGLRQGGNLRALARLFTAFRRPHLFEAERIAQGLQRLFGEARLEASPIPLAIQAADLLTGERVVLRQGPVWEAVLASMAIPGLFPPVPWEGRLLVDGDVAEKVPVRAAKELFLKVVAVDVSNPPPKEGPKTALEAALLAGEASRRRLKDLALREADLIIALNPPKAIGTFDHEALPLVYQLGQKRTREHLEEVKALSRLRLKDVARALRLSP
- the trpC gene encoding indole-3-glycerol phosphate synthase TrpC; the protein is MRPYLSRVPGVLGEIARRRAKEVVPHPLPPAPEMVPSFREALLGPGLSVIAEVKKASPSEGAIREMDPAEAAQAYARGGAKAISVLTEPHYFGGSLEDLPKVRRAVDLPLLRKDFVVDPFMLEEAKAYGASAVLLIVALLGELTGAYLEEAARLGLDSLVEVHTERELELALEAGAEVVGINNRDLSTLRIDLATAPRLGRLARERGFGGVLVAESGYSSREELKALSGLFDAVLIGTSLMKSRSLEEALRALIG
- the hisA gene encoding 1-(5-phosphoribosyl)-5-[(5-phosphoribosylamino)methylideneamino]imidazole-4-carboxamide isomerase; this translates as MLLIPAVDLKGGRAVRLYEGDPGKETPYGDPVGAALRWQEEGARLLHLVDLDRALGRGDNLEALRQIARAVRIPFEVGGGVRSLEVLREILLLGASRVVVGTVAVKDFGLLEALLAEAGPDRLAVALDARGLEVVVSGWQEATSLSALDLLGRWEAMGVRTVIYTDVRRDGTLKGLDLEVVARVREAWPHELIAGGGIAGPEDLVGLKRLGMEGALLGKALYEGRVRLSHYKEGVF
- a CDS encoding LapA family protein; the encoded protein is MKLAHWVFLLVTLGVAGAGLYLYLAFPFLEVPTPLGSWPLYYLLPAAYALGFLVGGVYALALWLGGLGERRALLREVRRLQGEINALKRERIEEIPKIPDREEA